The region caaatcggttgttactactcctactcctaccgccgCCCCTATTtcggcaatcgggaaaagtagaAGGAAGAaaaggaagaccccttcgaagggtaccaagggaaattcTCTTAGTGGCTCATCTTTAAGTGGAAACAAAGGTGGTTCcatcactccttcttccaacCTAAAAGAAGCTCAATGCTTCTATTGTAAGGAAAgagggcactggaaacgaagctaccccaagtacctgcaagatgttaaagATGGGAAGGTCAAACCTACACATGCAAGTAtctacactatattgtctaataactcatcacattctacttctttggttcttcatacaggttgtggtattcatatatgttttgatttgcagggcctaagaagaaataaggGTGTGGAGCAAGGAaatataaacttgatcatggggaataggaaagcttcacctgttaccaagattggagtttattctttgtttctagatagtg is a window of Lactuca sativa cultivar Salinas chromosome 1, Lsat_Salinas_v11, whole genome shotgun sequence DNA encoding:
- the LOC128128367 gene encoding uncharacterized protein LOC128128367, whose product is MNKEEVTLSKFQGLLKTVETGLKGKSVVTTPTPTAAPISAIGKSRRKKRKTPSKGTKGNSLSGSSLSGNKGGSITPSSNLKEAQCFYCKERGHWKRSYPKYLQDVKDGKVAVVYDGQDAPPVKLFLAEKIRKIGGEFKWQLM